In Flammeovirgaceae bacterium 311, one DNA window encodes the following:
- a CDS encoding hypothetical protein (COG1396 Predicted transcriptional regulators), with translation MSNNSSDLSKVNDRIQYFQDDILKVSANRFAKEVGIAYGTLRNLYTEDKKPRKGTIQKILEAYDGFINPAWLQNGKGRPTLSATQEHPGFQVMTSDEHWPKVGRQVRKLIRKSDKSPEEIAKATGFSMYRLNKTLSGKQSPTPQFMSVLLSELGVTVDQLAQKAGVAVPQQQKEKEKQAKSAAEEQTTAEVQSLEDAQPQAEAQAEQAAPQPVQQATAPMPVAQPQTYAVQQPYAAAADHEGMQELRMKIDFLTNRINYLEERLSRLAR, from the coding sequence ATGAGTAATAATTCTAGCGATCTCTCCAAAGTTAATGATCGTATTCAGTATTTTCAGGATGATATCCTGAAAGTCAGTGCAAACCGCTTTGCAAAAGAAGTTGGTATTGCATATGGCACATTACGTAATTTGTATACTGAAGATAAAAAGCCTCGTAAAGGCACCATTCAAAAAATTTTAGAAGCTTATGACGGATTTATCAATCCGGCCTGGTTGCAGAACGGGAAGGGACGTCCAACCTTGTCTGCTACACAGGAACATCCTGGCTTTCAGGTGATGACGAGCGATGAGCACTGGCCAAAAGTGGGCCGCCAGGTGCGTAAGCTGATACGCAAATCTGATAAATCTCCTGAAGAAATAGCAAAGGCTACCGGCTTTTCGATGTACAGGCTGAACAAAACCTTAAGCGGAAAACAATCGCCAACGCCGCAGTTTATGAGCGTACTGCTGTCAGAACTTGGTGTAACGGTTGATCAGCTGGCCCAAAAAGCTGGTGTGGCAGTGCCCCAGCAGCAAAAGGAAAAAGAAAAGCAGGCTAAATCCGCTGCTGAAGAGCAAACCACAGCCGAAGTTCAGTCTTTGGAAGATGCCCAGCCGCAGGCAGAAGCACAGGCAGAGCAGGCAGCGCCGCAGCCGGTACAGCAGGCTACTGCGCCAATGCCGGTAGCGCAGCCACAAACCTATGCCGTTCAGCAACCTTATGCGGCCGCTGCAGATCATGAAGGCATGCAGGAACTGCGCATGAAGATTGATTTTCTGACCAACAGAATTAACTACCTGGAAGAACGCCTGAGCCGTCTGGCCCGATAG
- a CDS encoding mechanosensitive ion channel protein MscS (COG0668 Small-conductance mechanosensitive channel) — protein MEQIQDFYQSLAPIFQNMILISAAIFGGLLVKYIIFNSLRFTFRNHKDAILIHSLLSRCSSVLSFLIPLIILSITLPLMDTTPKEHRFLEKTLEVLMIIGFAWLAIKVIYVAQDYINENFDIDKENNFLARKVRTQVQFIRKLLIIGVVIITLSILLLSFESVRTIGAGLLTSAGVTGIIIGFAAQKSIANLIAGFQIAFTQPIRIDDVVIVESEFGRIEEITLTYVVIRLWDLRRLVVPINYFIEKPFQNWTRQSTELLGTVFLYTDYFVPLKEIRAELRRLCEASPHWDKKVCVLQVTDTTETAVQLRVLVSALNSGNAWELRVYLREKLVEFIREQYPESLPLTRAELRTENGKDFQEEALLQLQKSKSRSDDR, from the coding sequence ATGGAACAAATTCAGGATTTTTATCAGAGTCTGGCACCTATTTTTCAAAACATGATTCTTATTAGTGCCGCTATTTTTGGAGGATTGTTAGTAAAGTATATCATCTTTAATAGTCTGCGATTTACTTTCAGAAACCATAAAGATGCTATATTAATACACTCTTTACTTAGCAGGTGTAGTAGTGTATTAAGTTTTCTGATACCGCTTATTATACTTTCAATCACCTTACCACTGATGGATACTACGCCAAAAGAACACAGGTTTTTGGAAAAAACACTTGAGGTGCTAATGATTATAGGTTTTGCCTGGCTGGCGATTAAAGTAATCTATGTTGCCCAGGATTATATCAATGAGAACTTCGATATAGATAAAGAAAACAATTTTCTGGCCCGAAAAGTACGAACACAGGTACAGTTTATCAGAAAACTGCTCATCATCGGTGTTGTTATCATTACCTTATCTATATTATTACTAAGCTTTGAAAGTGTAAGAACCATTGGTGCCGGTTTGTTAACATCTGCCGGTGTTACAGGCATTATTATTGGCTTTGCTGCACAAAAATCAATTGCAAACCTGATTGCCGGTTTCCAGATTGCATTTACACAGCCCATCAGAATCGATGATGTTGTAATTGTTGAGAGTGAATTTGGCCGTATTGAAGAAATAACCCTCACCTATGTGGTAATTCGTTTGTGGGACCTGCGGCGGCTGGTGGTGCCTATTAACTATTTTATAGAAAAACCATTCCAGAACTGGACCCGTCAGTCGACCGAATTGCTGGGAACGGTATTCCTCTACACCGACTATTTTGTGCCGCTTAAAGAGATTAGGGCGGAGCTTAGACGCCTGTGCGAAGCGAGCCCCCACTGGGACAAAAAAGTGTGTGTGCTGCAGGTAACGGATACCACAGAAACCGCTGTACAACTACGTGTACTGGTAAGTGCACTTAACTCCGGTAATGCCTGGGAGCTGCGGGTTTACCTGCGGGAAAAATTAGTGGAATTTATCAGGGAGCAATATCCTGAAAGCCTGCCCCTTACCCGTGCAGAGTTGCGTACTGAAAATGGAAAGGATTTTCAGGAAGAGGCGCTCCTGCAGCTACAAAAAAGTAAAAGTCGATCTGATGACAGGTAG
- a CDS encoding ion transporter (COG1226 Kef-type K+ transport systems, predicted NAD-binding component), translating to MVYGKERLKQGWRKKLYIIIFESDTKAGKAFDVVLLVLILLSILTVVLESVESIQDHYGPFLVAVEWFFTICFTIEYMLRIICAGYTWRYVFSFYGMVDLLSILPTYINLLYSGSRFLLVIRGLRLLRIFRVLKLSRYLGEAETLQRALRNSIYKIIVFIGAVITVVIIVGTMMYLIEGPENGFHNIPVSIYWAIVTITTVGFGDITPHTTAGQLLATILMLLGYGIIAVPTGIVSSELTKADRNDSQRAKACMSCTPDDHPADATYCRFCGVQLHRPEINKGK from the coding sequence ATGGTATACGGAAAAGAGCGGCTGAAACAGGGCTGGCGTAAAAAGCTTTACATCATCATCTTTGAATCTGATACGAAAGCCGGCAAGGCCTTTGACGTAGTGCTCCTGGTACTGATTCTGCTAAGCATCCTTACGGTAGTACTGGAAAGTGTGGAATCTATTCAGGACCATTACGGCCCGTTTTTGGTTGCGGTGGAATGGTTTTTTACAATCTGCTTTACCATAGAATATATGCTGCGCATTATATGTGCCGGTTACACCTGGCGGTACGTTTTCAGCTTTTACGGCATGGTAGATCTCTTGTCTATTTTACCAACCTATATCAACTTGCTTTATAGCGGTAGCCGTTTTTTACTGGTAATCAGAGGCCTGCGCTTACTGCGAATTTTCAGAGTTTTAAAATTAAGCAGGTATCTTGGAGAAGCAGAAACCCTGCAGCGTGCCCTGCGCAACAGTATTTATAAAATTATTGTCTTTATAGGTGCCGTAATAACGGTAGTAATCATTGTAGGCACCATGATGTACCTGATAGAGGGTCCTGAAAATGGATTTCACAACATTCCGGTAAGTATTTACTGGGCTATTGTTACCATCACTACCGTAGGTTTTGGAGACATAACACCTCACACAACCGCGGGCCAGCTGCTGGCTACTATTCTGATGTTGCTCGGTTATGGCATTATTGCCGTACCAACAGGGATTGTTTCTTCTGAATTAACCAAAGCCGACAGAAATGACAGTCAACGGGCAAAAGCCTGCATGAGTTGTACACCAGATGACCATCCTGCCGATGCCACCTACTGCCGTTTTTGCGGGGTTCAGCTACACCGTCCGGAAATTAATAAAGGCAAATAA
- a CDS encoding peptidase M28 (COG2234 Predicted aminopeptidases) — MFTLNRIGILLVLSFFFSSGSSFGQQALPYARSIIDTLSAPGMHGRGYVADGHVKAAQFIAGEFGKLKLQSFGNGYFQEFPISVNTFPEEVTLKAGDRVLEPGQDFLVSPCSQSISGRYELMPLSAAAIKDPQVLLTQLQEARNRVLLIDKTGFSHAPKEDKQRLEDVLAFLRGFKNNPAVAVIVLTDEKLTWHVAQQPCERPQLIVNKAAAPDSFRFVELEIQSKFIPRLTTQNVVGLLAGKNPGKGLVVYSAHYDHLGRLGRNTFFPGANDNASGVAMLLSLAKHFAQPQHKPEYDMLFIAFGAEEAGLLGSRYFVQNPLVPLENIHFMLNLDITGTGEEGIKVVNGSVYKEHFELLQSLNREKELLRQVSPRGEACNSDHCPFYEQGVPSFFIYTLGGIQAYHDIYDRSETLPLTEFEDLHRLLIEFTKKLELIY; from the coding sequence GTGTTTACGCTCAACCGCATCGGCATTCTGCTGGTCCTTTCCTTCTTTTTTTCTTCCGGCTCATCCTTTGGTCAACAGGCATTGCCCTATGCCCGCAGCATCATCGACACCCTCTCGGCCCCCGGCATGCACGGCCGTGGCTATGTTGCCGATGGCCATGTAAAAGCAGCACAGTTTATCGCAGGCGAATTCGGCAAGCTAAAGCTTCAGTCATTTGGGAATGGCTATTTTCAGGAGTTTCCCATTTCGGTTAATACTTTTCCCGAAGAGGTTACACTGAAAGCCGGCGACCGGGTACTGGAGCCCGGCCAGGATTTCCTGGTATCGCCCTGCTCCCAAAGTATCAGCGGCCGTTATGAGCTGATGCCGCTCTCCGCTGCTGCCATCAAAGATCCGCAGGTATTGCTCACCCAGCTGCAGGAAGCACGTAATCGTGTGCTCTTAATCGATAAAACAGGCTTTAGCCATGCCCCTAAAGAAGATAAACAGCGGCTGGAAGATGTGCTTGCATTTTTACGCGGGTTTAAAAATAATCCTGCAGTAGCCGTTATTGTGCTTACAGATGAAAAGCTCACCTGGCATGTGGCGCAGCAGCCCTGCGAGCGGCCGCAGCTGATCGTGAACAAAGCAGCAGCCCCTGACAGCTTTCGTTTTGTAGAGCTGGAGATCCAGAGCAAGTTTATTCCCAGGCTTACCACCCAGAATGTAGTGGGCCTTTTGGCCGGTAAAAATCCCGGCAAAGGCTTGGTGGTTTACAGCGCACACTACGATCACCTGGGTCGCCTGGGCCGCAATACCTTTTTTCCCGGTGCCAACGACAACGCCAGCGGAGTGGCCATGCTGCTAAGCCTTGCAAAACATTTTGCCCAGCCACAACACAAGCCCGAATACGATATGCTGTTTATTGCTTTCGGAGCCGAAGAAGCCGGCCTGCTGGGATCCCGCTATTTTGTGCAAAACCCATTGGTACCCCTGGAAAACATCCACTTTATGCTTAACCTGGATATTACCGGCACTGGTGAAGAGGGTATTAAAGTAGTGAACGGCAGTGTGTATAAAGAGCATTTTGAATTACTGCAGTCACTGAACAGGGAGAAAGAGCTGCTCAGGCAGGTCTCTCCCCGTGGCGAAGCATGCAACAGCGACCACTGCCCATTCTATGAGCAGGGGGTTCCTTCTTTCTTTATCTACACACTGGGAGGCATACAGGCTTACCACGATATATACGACCGCAGTGAAACCCTGCCCCTGACAGAGTTCGAAGACCTGCACAGGCTGCTGATTGAATTCACTAAAAAACTTGAGTTGATATATTAA
- a CDS encoding carbohydrate kinase (COG0062 Uncharacterized conserved protein), whose product MSLKILTAEQIREADRITIEEEKIESLELMERASAAFVRAFVKLYDEKRPVFVICGTGNNGGDGMAIARMLISQQYKVSAFVVGDPEKAKPDFTTNKERLEKFQTLQQVQEAGQLPEFPSGAIIIDALLGSGLSRPITGLLAEVVKVINHSGAEVVSVDVPSGIYLDKPIEADSPVVCADMVITFEVPKLAFMLPGSGKHLHHWKFVNIGLSRNYLEHVKTEYCFTDTSTIAEIYRKRDKWSHKGDYGKILLIAGSKGKMGAGVLCAKACLRSGAGLLTVHVPSSGYVIIQSTVPEAMALVDKSDEEFSTAPDLDGFDVLGVGPGLGTSEQTRDAFKEMLHRVKVPMVLDADALNLLARYPELLEHLPRKAILTPHPKEFERLVGSWQHDYERLDKQKEFSRRHGVVMVLKGPHSSISAPDGKVYFNSTGNPGLATGGTGDVLTGILAGMLGQGYEPFDAAVLGVFLHGLAADLAARDLGEEAIIASDLITFLPKAYQKINDPSFNISTQVF is encoded by the coding sequence ATGTCCCTTAAAATACTTACCGCCGAGCAGATCAGAGAAGCAGACCGCATTACCATTGAAGAGGAGAAAATAGAGTCGCTTGAGCTGATGGAGCGTGCCTCTGCCGCCTTTGTGCGGGCCTTTGTGAAATTGTACGATGAGAAGCGTCCTGTATTTGTGATATGTGGCACCGGTAACAATGGGGGAGATGGAATGGCCATTGCCCGCATGCTTATTAGCCAGCAGTACAAAGTTTCGGCCTTTGTGGTAGGCGATCCGGAGAAAGCAAAGCCTGATTTCACCACGAATAAAGAACGGCTGGAAAAATTTCAGACCCTGCAGCAGGTGCAGGAGGCAGGGCAGCTGCCTGAATTCCCCTCAGGGGCCATTATAATCGATGCCCTGCTGGGCTCCGGATTAAGCAGGCCTATTACAGGACTGCTGGCCGAGGTGGTGAAGGTGATTAATCATAGTGGGGCAGAGGTGGTGTCGGTAGATGTGCCCAGTGGCATTTACCTGGATAAGCCCATTGAGGCAGATTCTCCTGTGGTGTGCGCCGACATGGTAATTACCTTTGAGGTGCCCAAGCTAGCCTTTATGCTGCCGGGCAGCGGCAAACATCTGCACCACTGGAAGTTTGTAAACATAGGCCTTAGCAGAAATTACCTGGAGCATGTAAAAACCGAATACTGCTTTACCGATACCAGTACCATTGCAGAAATCTACCGCAAGCGCGATAAATGGTCGCACAAGGGCGACTATGGTAAAATATTACTGATAGCAGGCAGCAAAGGCAAAATGGGCGCAGGGGTACTGTGTGCAAAGGCCTGCCTGCGCAGTGGCGCCGGCCTCCTGACCGTGCACGTGCCCTCCAGCGGTTATGTGATCATACAATCTACTGTGCCGGAGGCAATGGCGCTGGTAGATAAGAGCGATGAAGAATTCAGTACGGCACCCGATCTGGATGGCTTTGATGTGCTGGGCGTTGGGCCGGGCCTGGGAACCTCCGAACAAACCCGTGACGCCTTTAAAGAAATGCTGCACAGGGTAAAGGTGCCCATGGTGCTGGATGCAGATGCCCTGAATCTGCTGGCCCGCTACCCTGAGCTGTTGGAGCACCTGCCCCGCAAAGCCATACTCACCCCGCACCCCAAAGAGTTTGAACGCCTGGTGGGCAGCTGGCAGCACGATTACGAGCGCCTCGACAAGCAGAAAGAGTTCAGCCGCCGGCATGGGGTGGTCATGGTGCTGAAAGGTCCTCACTCAAGTATTTCTGCCCCTGATGGAAAGGTATATTTTAACAGCACAGGTAACCCGGGACTGGCAACCGGTGGTACCGGCGATGTATTAACGGGAATTCTGGCAGGGATGCTGGGCCAGGGCTACGAGCCTTTTGATGCAGCCGTGCTGGGGGTGTTCCTGCACGGGCTTGCGGCAGATCTGGCAGCCAGGGATTTAGGGGAGGAGGCCATCATTGCTTCCGACCTGATCACTTTTCTGCCAAAGGCCTATCAAAAGATCAACGATCCTTCCTTTAATATATCAACTCAAGTTTTTTAG
- a CDS encoding NADH dehydrogenase (quinone) (COG0649 NADH:ubiquinone oxidoreductase 49 kD subunit 7), whose protein sequence is MANPVQYQYKPEHFKNSEPTRYKPEELPPGHMLINIGPQHPSTHGVLRLEVITDGEIVVDVVPHLGYLHRCFEKHAENLTYQQTIPFVDRLDYVAAMNNEHIWCLGVEKMLGISDKIPARVEYIRVLVAELNRIASHFIAVGSYAMDIGAFTPFLWLMRDREHILRLLEWVCGARMLYNYIWIGGLYYDLPVGFEERCAEFLRYLKPKLKELEELVMENKIFIDRTAGIGVLPLDLAINYGVTGPMLRGSGLAYDLRRIDGYSVYPELDFEVPVGKGMVGALGDCWDRSWVRVQECHQSVYIAEQCLQRLTTDLKRTRDFDPKAAVPKKVRPPKGDYYIRGETPRGELGFFFRADGRADVPYRCKARSTCFVNLSVLPEISKGVMIADLIAIIGSIDFILGEVDR, encoded by the coding sequence ATGGCCAATCCCGTTCAATATCAGTACAAGCCTGAACATTTTAAAAATTCAGAGCCTACCAGGTACAAACCTGAAGAGCTGCCACCGGGGCATATGCTCATCAACATTGGTCCGCAGCACCCCTCTACCCATGGTGTGTTGCGGCTGGAGGTGATTACCGATGGCGAGATCGTGGTAGATGTGGTGCCCCACCTTGGCTACCTGCACCGCTGCTTCGAAAAACATGCCGAGAACCTTACCTATCAGCAAACCATTCCCTTTGTAGACCGACTTGATTATGTAGCGGCCATGAACAATGAGCACATCTGGTGCCTGGGGGTGGAAAAGATGCTGGGGATATCAGATAAAATTCCGGCAAGGGTAGAATATATACGGGTGCTGGTGGCCGAGCTGAACCGGATTGCCTCGCACTTTATTGCGGTTGGTTCCTATGCCATGGATATAGGCGCTTTTACCCCATTTTTATGGCTGATGCGCGACCGCGAACATATTCTGCGCCTGCTGGAGTGGGTATGCGGTGCCCGCATGCTGTACAACTACATCTGGATAGGGGGCTTGTACTATGATCTCCCTGTTGGTTTTGAGGAGCGCTGTGCTGAATTTCTCCGTTACCTGAAACCAAAGCTGAAGGAACTGGAGGAGCTGGTGATGGAGAACAAGATATTTATAGACCGTACTGCCGGCATAGGGGTGCTGCCCCTCGACCTGGCCATTAATTATGGTGTAACCGGCCCCATGCTCCGCGGCTCCGGGCTGGCCTATGACCTGCGCCGTATCGATGGCTACAGCGTTTACCCCGAACTTGATTTTGAGGTGCCCGTAGGCAAAGGCATGGTGGGTGCGCTGGGTGATTGCTGGGACCGCAGTTGGGTGCGGGTGCAGGAGTGTCACCAGTCGGTGTACATAGCCGAGCAGTGCCTGCAGCGCCTTACCACCGACCTGAAAAGAACAAGGGACTTTGATCCCAAAGCTGCTGTGCCCAAAAAAGTACGCCCTCCCAAAGGCGATTATTACATCAGGGGTGAAACGCCCCGTGGTGAGCTGGGCTTTTTCTTCAGAGCCGATGGCAGGGCAGATGTGCCCTACCGCTGCAAAGCCCGCAGCACCTGCTTTGTCAACCTGTCGGTGCTGCCCGAGATCAGCAAAGGCGTTATGATCGCCGACCTCATCGCCATCATCGGCTCCATAGATTTTATTTTGGGAGAGGTGGACAGGTGA
- a CDS encoding transposase (COG1943 Transposase and inactivated derivatives), translating into MSEYRKTYEGGLFFITCTVVDWLDVFTRTEYADELLNNLKYCQQHKGLELFAYVVMPNHIHMVASRAAGQMGDLLRDFKSFTAKRIILQIRDNPQESRKEWLLQQFSYHGRHQQHHKEYLFWQKTNYPVDITDAGMLEQKIEYIHQNPVRAGYVDEPQHWRYSSAYPLSAVKVLDT; encoded by the coding sequence ATGTCAGAATACAGAAAAACTTATGAAGGAGGTCTGTTCTTTATAACCTGCACAGTGGTAGACTGGCTGGATGTATTCACCCGTACTGAATACGCGGATGAACTCCTGAACAACCTCAAATACTGCCAGCAGCACAAAGGGCTTGAGCTGTTTGCTTATGTGGTGATGCCGAATCATATTCATATGGTTGCCTCAAGAGCAGCTGGACAGATGGGTGATCTGCTGCGCGACTTCAAAAGCTTTACTGCAAAAAGAATTATATTGCAGATCAGGGACAACCCCCAGGAAAGCAGGAAGGAATGGCTGCTACAGCAGTTCAGCTATCATGGCAGGCACCAGCAGCATCATAAGGAATATCTGTTCTGGCAAAAAACCAATTACCCGGTAGACATAACAGATGCTGGGATGCTGGAGCAGAAGATTGAATACATCCATCAGAACCCCGTTCGTGCAGGCTATGTCGATGAACCGCAGCATTGGCGGTATAGCAGTGCTTATCCGCTCTCGGCTGTTAAGGTACTGGATACTTGA
- a CDS encoding NADH (or F420H2) dehydrogenase subunit C (COG0852 NADH:ubiquinone oxidoreductase 27 kD subunit): MSTSTSYADLVKLLQDQFGQAVVLGTDENGMPPAVLIAPDAIDVVCRFLYEGEQTYFDLLSCITGVDNGPEAGTMEVVYNLYSIPYHLHLMLKVVVPRNGPGKALPVVPSVSSIWRTADWHEREIYDLVGIHFTGHPDLRRILLPADWVGHPLRRDYREQEYYHGIWVRYGQERLGDGAGEKQ; this comes from the coding sequence ATGAGTACCTCAACCTCCTATGCTGATCTTGTAAAGCTGCTGCAGGATCAATTTGGTCAGGCGGTAGTATTGGGTACTGATGAAAACGGCATGCCGCCGGCAGTGCTGATTGCCCCTGATGCCATTGATGTAGTCTGCCGCTTTTTGTATGAAGGAGAGCAGACTTATTTTGATTTATTAAGCTGTATCACGGGAGTGGATAATGGTCCTGAAGCAGGCACCATGGAAGTAGTCTACAACCTCTACTCCATTCCTTACCACCTGCACCTGATGCTCAAAGTAGTGGTGCCCCGGAATGGGCCGGGGAAAGCCCTGCCCGTAGTTCCGAGCGTGAGCAGCATCTGGCGCACCGCCGACTGGCATGAGCGGGAGATCTACGACCTGGTGGGTATTCACTTTACCGGCCACCCCGACCTGCGCAGGATCCTGCTGCCTGCCGATTGGGTGGGCCACCCCCTGCGCAGAGATTACCGTGAGCAGGAATATTATCACGGCATCTGGGTACGCTATGGACAGGAACGATTGGGCGATGGAGCTGGAGAAAAACAATAG
- a CDS encoding NADH:ubiquinone oxidoreductase (COG0377 NADH:ubiquinone oxidoreductase 20 kD subunit and related Fe-S oxidoreductases), whose amino-acid sequence MGLLDQKFGQGGVMISRVDDLVNWARLSSLWPMGFGIACCAIEMMGAFTSGYDLDRIGVFPRPSPRQSDVMIVAGTVTFKMADRLRRLYEQMPEPRYVISMGSCSNCGGPYWQYGYHVVKGVDRIVPVDVYVPGCPPRPETLIGGILKLQEKIRKETLMTPEALEKLIAKKKGLAA is encoded by the coding sequence ATGGGATTACTGGATCAGAAGTTTGGACAGGGTGGTGTGATGATCAGCCGCGTAGATGACCTGGTGAACTGGGCCAGGCTTAGCAGCCTTTGGCCGATGGGCTTTGGCATTGCCTGCTGTGCCATCGAAATGATGGGTGCCTTTACCTCAGGCTACGACCTCGACAGGATAGGAGTTTTCCCCCGTCCCAGCCCGCGCCAGAGTGATGTGATGATCGTTGCGGGTACGGTTACTTTTAAAATGGCCGATCGCCTGCGCCGCCTCTACGAGCAAATGCCGGAGCCACGCTATGTGATCTCCATGGGCAGCTGCTCCAACTGCGGCGGACCATACTGGCAGTATGGATACCATGTGGTGAAGGGGGTGGACAGGATTGTGCCGGTAGATGTGTATGTACCGGGTTGTCCGCCCCGCCCCGAGACCTTGATCGGTGGCATCCTGAAGCTGCAGGAAAAGATCAGGAAAGAAACCCTGATGACCCCCGAAGCCCTCGAGAAGCTGATTGCCAAAAAGAAAGGACTTGCTGCATGA
- a CDS encoding NADH-ubiquinone/plastoquinone oxidoreductase chain 3 (COG0838 NADH:ubiquinone oxidoreductase subunit 3 (chain A)) encodes MLNPAVSSFGEILLYLICGIVFVAGALVTAWIIRPSRPNVEKLATYESGEEPVGSAWGQFNVRFYIVALVFILFDVELVFLFPWAIVFGKKELIEATDGLWGWFAFIEMAIFVAVLALGLGWVWAKGLLDWVKPEPYVKQQGSPVPQGLYKQINKAVAAQGSRVQQHKQKE; translated from the coding sequence TTGCTGAACCCTGCTGTTTCGTCATTTGGTGAAATTCTGCTGTACCTGATCTGTGGAATTGTTTTTGTGGCTGGTGCGCTGGTTACAGCCTGGATTATTCGTCCCAGCAGGCCTAATGTAGAGAAGCTGGCCACCTATGAGTCGGGCGAGGAGCCGGTAGGAAGTGCCTGGGGACAGTTTAATGTGCGGTTTTATATCGTGGCACTGGTTTTTATTTTATTTGATGTGGAACTGGTGTTTCTTTTTCCCTGGGCAATCGTTTTTGGAAAAAAAGAACTGATCGAAGCAACAGACGGACTCTGGGGCTGGTTTGCTTTTATTGAAATGGCGATCTTTGTTGCCGTTCTGGCCCTGGGTTTAGGCTGGGTCTGGGCAAAAGGACTCCTGGACTGGGTAAAGCCGGAGCCCTACGTGAAGCAGCAGGGCTCTCCGGTGCCGCAGGGACTTTATAAACAAATTAACAAAGCAGTAGCTGCACAAGGCAGCAGGGTGCAGCAACATAAGCAGAAGGAGTAA